The genomic DNA TTACATTTGTCTTATCATTAAAATAAGTATTAGGAGATGAAAATTATAACATACAATGTAAACGGCCTGCGTGCTGCCGTAGGAAAAGGATTGCCCGAATGGCTGGCACAAGAACAACCCGACGTACTTTGCCTGCAGGAGACCAAGTTACAACCGGAACAATATCCAGCCGAAGCATTTGAAGCACTTGGCTACAAAGCGTGGCTTTTCAGTGCACAGAAGAAAGGCTACAGCGGAGTCGCAATCCTGAGCCGCCGAGAACCGGACCATGTAGAATATGGAATGGGAATCGAAAAATACGATAACGAGGGGCGCTTCATCCGGGCCGATTTCGGGGATCTGTCGGTGATCAGCGTTTACCACCCTTCGGGTACGAGCGGCGATGAGCGTCAGGCATTCAAGATGGAATGGTTGGAAGATTTCCAGAACTATGTAGTGGAACTACAAAAATCGCGTCCGAAACTGATCTTATGCGGGGACTACAATATCTGCCACGAACCGATTGATATTCATGACCCGGTACGCAATGCGACGAACAGCGGCTTCCTTCCGGAAGAGCGGGAATGGATGACTCGTTTCCTGGATGCCGGCTATATCGACACGTTCCGCCTCCTCAATCCGGACAAACAGGAATATACTTGGTGGAGTTATCGTTTCAGTGCCCGTGCCAAAAACAAGGGCTGGCGTATTGACTATTGCATGGTCAGCGAACCGATGAAAGCACAAGTGGAAAAAGCGTATATTTTAAATGAGGCTGTTCATTCGGATCATTGTCCGGCAGTGATCGAGGTGTCGTAAATCAAATTCCGCACTGCCTCTTGATAATCTGCCAACCGGGAACTTTTCAATATTTTTTTCCGGAGCCGTTTTTCTGCATCCAGCAACAGGTAATCCCAAAGGGTCTTCATCTTGTCGAGTACCTGGTGTTCGCCTCCCTCCAGACGGGAAGAATAGCCCGCTAACAGTAAGGCATGGAAAGCAGACAACTTCTCTATCTTCTCCTGAGCGGTAAGCGGGGTATCGGATATATATTCCGTTGCCAGCCAGGGAGAAGACAGCAGACCACGTCCTATCATGATACCTTTCAAACGGGGAAAACGTCCGGTTAACGAACGAATATCCGGCAAAGTCCGGATGTCTCCATTATAGAAAAGCGGAAGCGTGCATGAATCATAAAATCGGGAGAAGGCACTCAGGTCAGTCTTTCCTTTATATTGCTGCGTACCGATCCTGGGATGCAATGTGAGATGTGTGAGGGGCAATCCGTTCAAAAAAGGAAGAAGCGCTTGCGCCTCCTCAGGAGAATCCCAACCTAACCGCAGTTTGACCGAGAATTGTATCTCCGGGAATTCAAAAATCGTTTCCAACAACACTTTCACCTCATCCGGATAAGGCAGGATACCCGCTCCCCGATGTTGTCGTGCCTGCATCGGGAAAGGACAACCCAAATTAATATCAGCACGCCGGTACCCTGATTCACGAAACAAACCAGCAATCCGGCGGAACTCTTCGGGCGAAGCTGCGATCATCTGGGGAACAAGTGAGGCGGATGTATTTGCTTCCGGTACAAGATCCCGCAACTCCTTATTGCGAAAGCCAGTCTTTTCGAGACGGACAAACGGAGTGTAATAGGTTTCGACACCTCCGAATATTTGTGCATGTGCTTCCCTATAAACCGAGTCGGTATAACCCTGCAATGGGGCAAAATGAATAACATACGGTTCCATCATTCCGGAAACATTTCAGTGAAAAGTGAATGAAGACGTGCTTTGGCCTCTTCAAAATCCTGCTCCATCCCCATCTCTTTCTCAAGCGAAGTAACCCCTTTATCTTTGAAGCCGCAAGGGTTGATCAAAGAGAAGTAATCCAAGTCGGTATTTATATTCAAAGCAAAACCGTGCATGGTGACAAAACGGCTGCTTTTCACACCGATCGCACAAATCTTACGGGCTTTTCTCGGTACACCAGGATCAATCCACACACCTGTAGCTCCCGCGAGCCGCTCCCCTTTAATGCCATAGATAGCTAAAAAGCGGATAATGGTTTCTTCCAACCTGTCGATATATTGCTTGAGTCCCAACTTCCAGGTATCGAGATCGAAGACCGGATATCCGGTAATTTGTCCGGGACCGTGATACGTGATATCCCCTCCCCGGTTGATATGGTAAAAAGAGATACCCCGCTGCACAAGCTGTTCTTCCGGGATCAGTAGGTTGGTGTCCTTACCACTTTTTCCAATAGTCAGTACCGGCTGATGTTCGCAGAAAAACAACCGGTTTTCCCCGGTCCTGCCTTGTGCTTTCGCTTCCAACAAGGCGTTGAAAGCAACCGTCTGGCGTTCCAATGCCTTCTCATATTCGATACGTCCGAGGTCGTGATATATAAAATGACTCATATGATTATCGTTCTTATGTAAATATTTTTTTCGGGCAGACGGACCGTCGTGTCGGATTCCGCCCGGAGCTTCTTCCGTCTACGCACCTTCCTACTGCCGGATTCAGAATCGGGATCACCACTGTCATACCCCATTTCGATCTTAAGCAGTTTCCCCATCAGCGACATGATCTTCGTCTGCCGTTTCAGCATATAAGGAGAAGGTTTTGCAGAGTTGAACTTGCGGGGATTCGGCAAGGTCGCAGCGATCAAAGCCGCTTCCGCCTTTGTCAGTTTATAGGCCGGCTTTTTGAAATGAGCCTGTGCGACTGCTTCAGCACCATAAATACCGTCTCCCATTTCGATCGAGTTCAGATAAACTTCCATGATACGTTCTTTCCCCCAAATCCATTCGATCAGGACGGTGAAATAAGCCTCGATGCCTTTGCGCAAATAAGTCCTTCCGGGCCAGAGAAACACGTTCTTGGCAGTCTGTTGCGAGATAGTGCTCGCTCCTCGTACACGTTTGCCTTTTTCGGCATCGGCACGGGCTTTCTGAATCTGTATCATATCGAAACCGTCATGGTCGAGAAAAAGATTGTCTTCCGAAGCCACGACCGCCTGTACCAATGGCTGGGCAATTTGCTTCAAAGGCATCCATTTGTGTTCCAGCTTGATGGGCTTGCTATCCCGCACCTGTTCGTAGACGCGGATGAACATCAGCGGAGTGTAGTAAACAGGTATGAACTTATATGCCACCACAGCCAACAAACTAGAAACAAACAGGAACAGCAACAGGTTCCGGCTTCCTATCAGTATTTTTTTCAATATGCGCATCGATTCTTGTCTTTTCGGACAGCAAACTTACGGATTTATTTCCAATATTGTTCCATCTGCTCTAGTGTCCTACCTTTTGTTTCGGGAACGAATTTCCAGATAAATAAGGCAGCCAGAACTCCCATGACACCATAAACCCAGTAGGCCATGCCATGATTGAACGTATCGGTCAGATACTGGTTCTTATCGAGCATCGGGAAAGTCCAGGAGACAAGGAAATTGGCAATCCACTGCCCGGCAACGGCAATACTCATAACAGTCGAACGGATCGTATTCGGGAAAATCTCTGCCAGCAATACCCAACAGACCGGCCCCCACGACATCGCGAAACCAGCCGTGTACACCAACATACAAACTAACGAACCGATACCGACAGAATGCGTATAGAAAGTCGTCCCCAAGATCATCATCGAGACGGCCATGACCAATGCTCCGATAATCATCAACGGACGGCGACCGAACCGATCGACCGTAAAGATAGCCAGCACGGTAAAAGAGAGGTTCACGGCTCCTACCACGATCTGTTGTAACAAGGCGGCATCAGTGGCGGCCCCCATTGTCTTAAAGATCTCCGGCGCATAATACAACACGACGTTGATCCCGACAAACTGCTGGAAACCGGACAAAAGGACACCGACAAATATGATCAGCACGCCGAATGAACGCACCGGGAAGACCAGAGATACAAAAAAGCTACCAATCAAAGCGATCTCCAAAGCACTCGTGTTTCCAGCCAGTTCCAATGCTCCATACAAAAGCAGAAACAACACCAGCCACATCCCCATAAACAGAAAATAGGGACGCATGGAGGATTCCTGTTTCCTGAAACTTTCTTTTATTTCCACCAATTCAGGTGCTGCTCTTTCTTTTCCCATCAAACGATCCAATACAGACAATGCCTTATCCGTCTTACCGCGCATCACCAAATAACGAGGCGTTTCCGGTACAAACATCAGAAGGGCCAGAAAGAGCAAAGCCGGGACGATTTCGGACGCGAACATCCAACGCCAGCCGATCGTATGCAACCAGGCGGCATCTCCCTGCAACGCGATACTGTAATTCACAAAATAGACGACAAGCATACCGAAAATAATCGCGAACTGATTCCATGACACCAGATTTCCTCGTTTCTCCGCCGGGGCCATCTCAGCAATATACATCGGGGAAACCATAGAAGCCAAACCGACTCCTACTCCTCCGACAATCCGGTAAAGCACAAAAAGGTACATGAACGTGTGATCTCCGCTACCAGGCATCCCGACAAACAACTCCGGCCACGCCGAACCGATTGCCGACAACAAAAACAGGATGGCAGCCAACACAAGCGTAGGTTTCCGTCCATACCGCTGGCTGATCCAACCGGCAAAAGAAGCACCTAAGATACAACCGATCAGGGCACTGCTTACAACGAATCCTTCAAGCGCATTTGCCTGATCCAATGGTAGCCCGAAAGGTTCGATAAAGAATTTACGCAGCGATTCAACCGTCCCGGATATCACCGCTGTATCATATCCGAATAATAATCCCCCCAATGTCGCCACGAGGGTAATTCCAAAAATGTAATAGTTGTTGTTTTTCACGATAGAGATTCATATAGGTAAATAATGTTTTATCCGTTACTTTTGGTTTGATTCAAAAGTAACGGATAAAACATTATTTATATGTTATTAAATGTACTGATTGATAATCATCTCATACAATTCCTGCTTCCCGCTGATTTGCTTCGGTTCGCCAGAGGCAAGAGCGATTGTACGCAGGTCTTCGAGGAGAAGTTTACCTTCTTCGAACTTCTTACCGTCACCCTGGTCGAAACTAGCGTAACGTTCGGCACGCATTTTCTTGTAATCAGAATGTTCCAGGATATCGGCAGCAGCCATCAAAGCACGGGCAAAAGAATCCATACCACTGATATGAGCCAGAAAAATATCATCCAGATCGGTCGAGTTACGACGTGTCTTGGCATCGAAGTTCGTACCTCCGGTAGTCAAACCGCCTGCTTCGAGGATAACCAGCCAAGCCTGTG from Parabacteroides merdae ATCC 43184 includes the following:
- a CDS encoding exodeoxyribonuclease III, with protein sequence MKIITYNVNGLRAAVGKGLPEWLAQEQPDVLCLQETKLQPEQYPAEAFEALGYKAWLFSAQKKGYSGVAILSRREPDHVEYGMGIEKYDNEGRFIRADFGDLSVISVYHPSGTSGDERQAFKMEWLEDFQNYVVELQKSRPKLILCGDYNICHEPIDIHDPVRNATNSGFLPEEREWMTRFLDAGYIDTFRLLNPDKQEYTWWSYRFSARAKNKGWRIDYCMVSEPMKAQVEKAYILNEAVHSDHCPAVIEVS
- a CDS encoding tRNA-dihydrouridine synthase family protein — its product is MMEPYVIHFAPLQGYTDSVYREAHAQIFGGVETYYTPFVRLEKTGFRNKELRDLVPEANTSASLVPQMIAASPEEFRRIAGLFRESGYRRADINLGCPFPMQARQHRGAGILPYPDEVKVLLETIFEFPEIQFSVKLRLGWDSPEEAQALLPFLNGLPLTHLTLHPRIGTQQYKGKTDLSAFSRFYDSCTLPLFYNGDIRTLPDIRSLTGRFPRLKGIMIGRGLLSSPWLATEYISDTPLTAQEKIEKLSAFHALLLAGYSSRLEGGEHQVLDKMKTLWDYLLLDAEKRLRKKILKSSRLADYQEAVRNLIYDTSITAGQ
- the lipB gene encoding lipoyl(octanoyl) transferase LipB; protein product: MSHFIYHDLGRIEYEKALERQTVAFNALLEAKAQGRTGENRLFFCEHQPVLTIGKSGKDTNLLIPEEQLVQRGISFYHINRGGDITYHGPGQITGYPVFDLDTWKLGLKQYIDRLEETIIRFLAIYGIKGERLAGATGVWIDPGVPRKARKICAIGVKSSRFVTMHGFALNINTDLDYFSLINPCGFKDKGVTSLEKEMGMEQDFEEAKARLHSLFTEMFPE
- the mtgA gene encoding monofunctional biosynthetic peptidoglycan transglycosylase, encoding MRILKKILIGSRNLLLFLFVSSLLAVVAYKFIPVYYTPLMFIRVYEQVRDSKPIKLEHKWMPLKQIAQPLVQAVVASEDNLFLDHDGFDMIQIQKARADAEKGKRVRGASTISQQTAKNVFLWPGRTYLRKGIEAYFTVLIEWIWGKERIMEVYLNSIEMGDGIYGAEAVAQAHFKKPAYKLTKAEAALIAATLPNPRKFNSAKPSPYMLKRQTKIMSLMGKLLKIEMGYDSGDPDSESGSRKVRRRKKLRAESDTTVRLPEKNIYIRTIII
- the xylE gene encoding D-xylose transporter XylE; translation: MKNNNYYIFGITLVATLGGLLFGYDTAVISGTVESLRKFFIEPFGLPLDQANALEGFVVSSALIGCILGASFAGWISQRYGRKPTLVLAAILFLLSAIGSAWPELFVGMPGSGDHTFMYLFVLYRIVGGVGVGLASMVSPMYIAEMAPAEKRGNLVSWNQFAIIFGMLVVYFVNYSIALQGDAAWLHTIGWRWMFASEIVPALLFLALLMFVPETPRYLVMRGKTDKALSVLDRLMGKERAAPELVEIKESFRKQESSMRPYFLFMGMWLVLFLLLYGALELAGNTSALEIALIGSFFVSLVFPVRSFGVLIIFVGVLLSGFQQFVGINVVLYYAPEIFKTMGAATDAALLQQIVVGAVNLSFTVLAIFTVDRFGRRPLMIIGALVMAVSMMILGTTFYTHSVGIGSLVCMLVYTAGFAMSWGPVCWVLLAEIFPNTIRSTVMSIAVAGQWIANFLVSWTFPMLDKNQYLTDTFNHGMAYWVYGVMGVLAALFIWKFVPETKGRTLEQMEQYWK